A genomic window from Nocardioides sp. BP30 includes:
- a CDS encoding phosphoadenylyl-sulfate reductase, with the protein MSLLTAAARANRGAHTDNRTPEELREIVSHWGAELELAPAEVIIEWAAATFGERFCVTSSMGDAVLAHLAAKVVPGVDVVFLDTGYHFIETIGTRDAVEATLPVNLLTITPVQTVAEQDAEYGKDLYARDPDLCCALRKVKPLAEGLAQYDAWATGLRRAETHNRVIAPVIGWDAKKQKVKVSPIARWSDEQVDRYIAENGVLVNPLVYDGYPSIGCAPCTRRVAPGDDPRSGRWAGTNKTECGIHT; encoded by the coding sequence ATGAGTCTCCTGACAGCCGCAGCACGCGCCAACCGCGGTGCGCACACCGACAACCGCACGCCCGAGGAGCTGCGCGAGATCGTCTCCCACTGGGGAGCCGAGCTCGAGCTCGCACCGGCCGAGGTGATCATCGAGTGGGCGGCCGCCACCTTCGGCGAGCGCTTCTGCGTCACCTCCTCGATGGGTGACGCGGTGCTCGCCCACCTGGCCGCCAAGGTGGTCCCCGGGGTCGACGTGGTCTTCCTGGACACCGGCTACCACTTCATCGAGACCATCGGCACCCGCGACGCGGTCGAGGCGACGCTGCCGGTGAACCTGCTGACGATCACGCCGGTGCAGACGGTCGCCGAGCAGGACGCCGAGTACGGCAAGGACCTCTACGCCCGCGACCCCGACCTGTGCTGCGCGCTGCGCAAGGTCAAGCCGCTGGCCGAGGGCCTGGCCCAGTACGACGCCTGGGCCACCGGCCTGCGCCGCGCGGAGACCCACAACCGCGTGATCGCGCCGGTGATCGGGTGGGACGCCAAGAAGCAGAAGGTCAAGGTCTCCCCGATCGCGCGCTGGTCCGACGAGCAGGTCGACCGCTACATCGCCGAGAACGGCGTGCTCGTCAACCCGCTCGTCTACGACGGCTACCCCTCGATCGGGTGCGCGCCCTGCACCCGACGCGTCGCGCCCGGCGACGACCCGCGCAGCGGACGCTGGGCGGGCACCAACAAGACCGAGTGCGGCATCCACACATGA
- a CDS encoding sirohydrochlorin chelatase — protein sequence MAAPALVALAHGSRDPRSAATIDALVAEVRAQRPDLRIEAAFLDLSKPSFPTVVDRLVKAGYDEIVVVPLLLTEAYHAKVDVPSAIAEVGAKHPAVKIRATAILGLEACFLEVLDERLRTALSAQRVRELDALVLAAAGSSDPLANQAVARLARIWGSHHKLPVTAAYASSAPPATGEAVRAFRAEGRRHIAVASLFLAPGSLVDRAAELAYEAGAVAVSAPLGAHPEVARTVLARYAVGAVELVPV from the coding sequence ATGGCTGCTCCTGCCCTGGTGGCGCTCGCTCACGGAAGCCGTGACCCCCGTTCGGCCGCCACCATCGACGCCCTCGTCGCGGAGGTCCGGGCGCAGCGGCCCGACCTCCGCATCGAGGCCGCGTTCCTCGACCTGTCGAAGCCGTCCTTCCCCACGGTCGTCGACCGGCTGGTGAAGGCGGGGTACGACGAGATCGTCGTCGTACCGTTGCTGCTGACCGAGGCCTACCACGCCAAGGTCGACGTCCCCTCGGCCATCGCCGAGGTCGGCGCCAAGCACCCGGCCGTCAAGATCCGCGCGACCGCCATCCTCGGTCTGGAGGCGTGCTTCCTCGAGGTGCTCGACGAGCGCCTGCGCACCGCGCTGAGCGCCCAGCGCGTCCGCGAGCTGGACGCGCTGGTGCTGGCGGCCGCCGGCTCCTCGGACCCGCTGGCCAACCAGGCCGTCGCCCGGCTGGCGCGGATCTGGGGCTCGCACCACAAGCTGCCCGTGACCGCTGCGTACGCCTCCTCCGCGCCGCCGGCCACCGGTGAGGCGGTGCGCGCCTTCCGCGCCGAGGGACGCCGGCACATCGCCGTGGCCTCGCTCTTCCTCGCCCCGGGCAGCCTGGTCGACCGGGCCGCCGAGCTGGCCTACGAGGCCGGCGCCGTGGCGGTGTCGGCTCCGCTGGGGGCCCACCCCGAGGTGGCCCGCACCGTGCTGGCGCGCTACGCGGTGGGAGCGGTCGAGCTGGTCCCGGTCTAG
- a CDS encoding DUF3037 domain-containing protein, with translation MSPYQYVALRCVPRVEREEFVNVGVVLYCPEARFLASASRVDPSRLAAFAPGLDLVAVHSALAAIDMVCRGEAPGGGGERATAYGVRVLADTQSSRFGFLKAPRSTVIQPGPVHGGVTADPATELERLLDRLVP, from the coding sequence ATGAGCCCCTACCAGTACGTCGCGCTGCGCTGCGTGCCCCGCGTGGAGCGTGAGGAGTTCGTCAACGTGGGGGTGGTGCTCTACTGCCCCGAGGCCAGGTTCCTCGCCTCCGCGTCGCGGGTCGACCCGTCCCGGCTCGCCGCGTTCGCCCCGGGCCTGGACCTGGTGGCGGTGCACTCGGCGCTGGCAGCGATCGACATGGTCTGTCGTGGCGAGGCGCCCGGCGGCGGCGGTGAGCGGGCGACCGCCTACGGCGTGCGGGTGCTCGCCGACACGCAGAGCAGTCGGTTCGGCTTCCTGAAGGCGCCGCGCAGCACCGTGATCCAGCCCGGGCCCGTGCACGGTGGCGTCACGGCCGATCCGGCGACCGAGCTCGAGCGGCTGCTCGACCGGCTGGTCCCCTAG
- a CDS encoding HipA family kinase yields the protein MSLPRVTVTRYVTPLREGGSLPGIVEADDLGTYVCKFRGAGQGLRVLVAEVIVAGLARTLEIATPDQVVLDLDAEIARYEADEEVQDLINASSGLNLGIDFLPGAFGYDAACEPEPGLAGRIVWLDALTANVDRSWRNPNLLVWGGTVQAIDHGASLYFHHSWPGGVGSPDRFAAQPYDLSEHVLKDHAVSAAEQAPALRERLDAAALTKVVDDVPDEWLEPVPGAATPAELRAHYVEFLRARLAGPRPWEPTA from the coding sequence GTGAGCCTGCCGCGCGTCACTGTCACCCGCTACGTCACACCGCTCCGCGAGGGCGGCAGCCTGCCCGGGATCGTGGAGGCCGACGACCTCGGCACCTACGTCTGCAAGTTCCGTGGCGCTGGTCAGGGCCTGCGGGTGCTGGTCGCGGAGGTGATCGTCGCCGGCCTGGCCCGGACCCTCGAGATCGCGACCCCGGACCAGGTGGTGCTCGACCTCGACGCGGAGATCGCGCGCTACGAGGCCGACGAGGAGGTCCAGGACCTGATCAACGCCAGCAGCGGCCTCAACCTCGGCATCGACTTCCTGCCCGGTGCGTTCGGGTACGACGCGGCGTGCGAGCCGGAGCCCGGCCTCGCCGGTCGGATCGTGTGGCTCGACGCGCTGACGGCCAACGTCGACCGCAGCTGGCGCAACCCCAACCTGCTGGTGTGGGGCGGCACGGTGCAGGCGATCGACCACGGTGCCTCGCTCTACTTCCACCACTCCTGGCCCGGCGGGGTGGGCAGCCCGGACCGGTTCGCCGCCCAGCCCTACGACCTCTCCGAGCACGTCCTGAAGGATCACGCCGTCAGCGCCGCCGAGCAGGCGCCGGCACTGCGCGAGCGACTGGACGCCGCCGCGCTGACGAAGGTCGTCGACGACGTGCCGGACGAATGGCTGGAGCCTGTCCCGGGCGCGGCGACGCCGGCCGAGCTCCGGGCCCACTACGTGGAGTTCCTCCGCGCCCGGCTCGCGGGCCCTCGGCCGTGGGAGCCGACCGCATGA
- a CDS encoding PPK2 family polyphosphate kinase produces MSLLEDLRVPRGRVELSSYSTRATPGVHGGKKRGHRALFDLGAELMELQTKLYAQREAVGARRLLLVLQGMDTSGKGGVLKHTVGLVDPVGVRITSFKAPTEEERAHDFLWRIEKAVPGPGYLGVFDRSHYEDVLIGRVRSLAPMTEIERRYDAINGFERRLVEEGTTIVKCFLHISPAEQKERLLARLDDPTKHWKYNPGDVDERQLWTDYARAYEIALERTNTDIAPWYVVPSDRKWYRNLAIGELLRESLKDLHLGWPPADFDVAAERRRLMDDTIGEAGA; encoded by the coding sequence ATGAGCCTCCTCGAGGATCTGCGGGTGCCACGCGGTCGCGTCGAGCTGTCGTCCTACTCCACCCGCGCGACGCCCGGCGTCCACGGCGGCAAGAAGCGCGGCCATCGCGCGCTGTTCGACCTCGGCGCCGAGCTGATGGAGCTGCAGACGAAGCTCTACGCCCAGCGTGAAGCCGTCGGCGCGCGGCGCCTTCTGCTCGTGCTCCAGGGCATGGACACCTCCGGCAAGGGTGGCGTCCTCAAGCACACGGTCGGCCTGGTCGACCCGGTCGGCGTCCGGATCACCTCCTTCAAGGCGCCGACCGAGGAGGAGCGCGCCCACGACTTCCTGTGGCGGATCGAGAAGGCGGTCCCCGGGCCCGGCTATCTCGGGGTGTTCGACCGGTCGCACTACGAGGATGTCCTGATCGGCCGGGTGCGCTCGCTCGCCCCGATGACGGAGATCGAGCGCCGCTACGACGCGATCAACGGCTTCGAGCGCCGACTCGTCGAGGAGGGGACCACGATCGTGAAGTGCTTCCTCCACATCTCGCCCGCCGAGCAGAAGGAGCGCCTGCTCGCGCGGCTCGACGATCCGACGAAGCACTGGAAGTACAACCCCGGGGATGTCGACGAGCGCCAGCTGTGGACCGACTACGCCCGGGCCTACGAGATCGCGCTGGAGCGCACGAACACCGACATCGCTCCCTGGTACGTCGTGCCCAGCGACCGCAAGTGGTACCGCAACCTGGCCATCGGCGAGCTGCTGCGTGAGTCCCTGAAGGACCTCCACCTCGGCTGGCCACCCGCCGACTTCGACGTCGCAGCCGAGCGCAGGCGGCTGATGGACGACACCATCGGCGAGGCGGGCGCGTGA
- a CDS encoding phosphoribosyltransferase, whose product MSAREREVLSYELFGTAVRELAQQVVDSGYEPDMVLSIARGGLGLGMGLGYALDIKNLSAVNVEFYTGVGETLDVPMMLPPTPAAIDLTGLKVLIADDVADSGKTLEVVRAFCAGHVAEARTAVIYEKPWTIIHPEYVWRRTDRWIDFPWSALPPLVDRHGGIGH is encoded by the coding sequence GTGAGTGCACGCGAGCGCGAAGTCCTGAGCTACGAGTTGTTCGGCACGGCTGTGCGAGAGCTCGCCCAGCAGGTGGTCGACTCCGGTTACGAGCCGGACATGGTGCTGTCCATCGCCCGCGGCGGTCTCGGCCTCGGCATGGGCCTGGGCTACGCCCTGGACATCAAGAACCTGTCGGCCGTCAACGTCGAGTTCTACACCGGCGTCGGCGAGACCCTCGACGTGCCGATGATGCTGCCGCCCACGCCGGCGGCGATCGACCTGACCGGCCTGAAGGTCCTCATCGCCGACGACGTCGCCGACTCGGGCAAGACGCTCGAGGTCGTGCGCGCGTTCTGCGCCGGCCACGTCGCCGAGGCGCGCACCGCGGTGATCTACGAGAAGCCGTGGACGATCATCCACCCCGAGTACGTGTGGCGGCGTACCGACCGGTGGATCGACTTCCCCTGGTCGGCGCTGCCGCCGCTGGTGGATCGGCACGGCGGGATCGGGCACTGA
- a CDS encoding regulatory protein RecX — MSEAWPSDPPEWLGDVSAGVEAWTRRSAPAGSARPGRAAGEEAEPVDEVARGPEADPESVARKILLDQLTGQARSRQELADKLAKKLVPDEIAATLLDRFEEVGLIDDAAFARLWIDSRQGSKGLARRALAQELRRKGIADDVAREALDEVDPADEEAAARSLVRRKLRTMSRLDETTKVRRLLGMLARKGYSSSLAMSVIRSEIADVPESDA; from the coding sequence ATGAGCGAGGCGTGGCCGTCCGATCCGCCGGAGTGGCTCGGAGACGTCTCGGCCGGGGTGGAGGCGTGGACGCGCCGCTCCGCCCCGGCCGGATCGGCCCGACCGGGGCGAGCGGCCGGTGAGGAGGCCGAGCCGGTCGACGAGGTCGCCCGTGGCCCCGAGGCGGATCCGGAGTCGGTCGCACGCAAGATCCTGCTCGACCAGCTGACCGGTCAGGCGCGCAGTCGCCAGGAGCTCGCGGACAAGCTCGCCAAGAAGCTCGTGCCCGACGAGATCGCCGCCACGCTGCTCGATCGGTTCGAGGAGGTCGGGCTGATCGACGACGCCGCCTTCGCCCGACTGTGGATCGACAGCCGCCAGGGCAGCAAGGGCCTTGCCCGGCGAGCCCTCGCGCAGGAGCTGCGGCGCAAGGGCATCGCCGACGACGTCGCCCGCGAGGCACTCGACGAGGTCGATCCTGCCGACGAGGAGGCGGCCGCGCGCTCGCTCGTGCGGCGCAAGCTCCGCACGATGAGCCGCCTGGACGAGACCACCAAGGTCCGTCGGCTGCTCGGGATGCTGGCCCGCAAGGGCTACTCGTCGAGCCTGGCGATGAGCGTGATCCGCAGCGAGATCGCAGACGTGCCAGAATCCGACGCGTGA
- the recA gene encoding recombinase RecA encodes MAGGDRDKALELALAGIEKQYGKGSVMRLGDDSRAPLEVIPTGAISLDVALGIGGLPRGRVVEIYGPESSGKTTVALHAVANAQRNGGIVAFIDAEHALDPEYAKALGVDTDALLVSQPDSGEQALEIADMLIRSGALDLIVIDSVAALVPRAEIEGEMGDSHVGLQARLMSQALRKMTGALNQSKTTAIFINQLREKIGVMFGSPETTTGGRALKFYASVRLDVRRIETLKDGTDMVGNRTRVKVVKNKVAPPFKQAEFDIMYGKGISREGGLIDVGVDAGLIRKAGAWFTYEGDQLGQGKENARTFLKDNPDLANELEKKILEKLGVGATVDEAPLAEPVGVDDF; translated from the coding sequence ATGGCTGGTGGAGACCGCGACAAGGCCCTCGAGCTGGCGCTCGCAGGCATCGAGAAGCAATACGGCAAAGGCTCGGTCATGCGGCTGGGCGACGACTCCCGCGCACCGCTGGAGGTGATCCCGACCGGTGCGATCTCGCTCGACGTCGCGCTCGGCATCGGGGGGCTCCCGCGGGGTCGTGTGGTGGAGATCTACGGTCCGGAGTCCTCCGGTAAGACGACCGTCGCGTTGCACGCGGTCGCCAACGCCCAGCGCAACGGCGGCATCGTGGCGTTCATCGACGCCGAGCACGCCCTCGACCCCGAGTACGCCAAGGCGCTCGGCGTCGACACCGATGCGCTGCTGGTCAGCCAGCCCGACTCCGGTGAGCAGGCGCTGGAGATCGCCGACATGCTGATCCGTTCCGGCGCGCTCGACCTCATCGTCATCGACTCCGTGGCAGCTCTGGTGCCGCGCGCCGAGATCGAGGGCGAGATGGGCGACAGCCACGTCGGCCTGCAGGCGCGCCTGATGTCGCAGGCGCTGCGCAAGATGACCGGCGCGCTCAACCAGTCCAAGACCACCGCGATCTTCATCAACCAGCTGCGCGAGAAGATCGGCGTCATGTTCGGCTCGCCCGAGACCACCACCGGTGGCCGCGCGCTGAAGTTCTACGCCTCGGTCCGCCTGGACGTGCGCCGCATCGAGACGCTCAAGGACGGCACCGACATGGTCGGCAACCGCACGCGCGTCAAGGTCGTGAAGAACAAGGTCGCCCCGCCGTTCAAGCAGGCCGAGTTCGACATCATGTACGGCAAGGGCATCAGCCGCGAGGGCGGCCTGATCGACGTCGGTGTCGACGCCGGTCTGATCCGCAAGGCCGGTGCCTGGTTCACCTACGAGGGCGACCAGCTCGGCCAGGGCAAGGAGAACGCACGCACCTTCCTCAAGGACAATCCCGACCTCGCCAACGAGCTCGAGAAGAAGATCCTGGAGAAGCTGGGCGTGGGCGCCACGGTCGACGAGGCCCCGCTGGCCGAGCCGGTCGGTGTCGACGACTTCTGA
- a CDS encoding DUF3046 domain-containing protein, translating to MRHTEFWSRMEAALGPGYAGVWASQYVLAALDGHTAQEALAAGYAPKEVWAAVWEALQLPPSQR from the coding sequence ATGCGTCATACCGAGTTCTGGTCGCGGATGGAGGCGGCCCTCGGGCCGGGCTACGCGGGCGTCTGGGCCTCGCAGTACGTGCTCGCCGCGCTGGACGGTCACACGGCCCAGGAGGCGCTCGCCGCGGGCTATGCGCCCAAGGAGGTCTGGGCCGCCGTCTGGGAGGCGCTGCAGCTGCCGCCCTCGCAGCGTTGA
- a CDS encoding DinB family protein — protein MTDAADTAPEGLSDETIEPDTKDWTWVLNETCPECGYEAWSMTVDRFAPIVRDNATVWERLLADEGARRRPRPDAWSPLEYGAHVRDVHLVFAERIRLMLAEDEPRFANWDQDATAREKAYHLADPAVVATELLEAATAVADLYETVPPDAWSRRGLRSNGSEFSVETLGRYHLHDVVHHRWDVDGTGWGA, from the coding sequence ATGACCGACGCCGCCGACACCGCGCCCGAGGGTCTCTCCGATGAGACGATCGAGCCCGACACCAAGGACTGGACCTGGGTGCTCAACGAGACCTGCCCGGAGTGCGGATACGAGGCGTGGTCGATGACGGTGGACCGGTTCGCCCCGATCGTGCGGGACAACGCGACCGTGTGGGAGCGGCTCCTGGCCGACGAGGGCGCGCGCCGCCGGCCGCGGCCCGACGCCTGGTCCCCGCTCGAGTACGGCGCCCACGTCCGCGACGTGCACCTGGTCTTCGCCGAGCGGATCCGGCTGATGCTGGCCGAGGACGAGCCCCGGTTCGCCAACTGGGACCAGGACGCCACGGCGCGGGAGAAGGCCTACCACCTCGCCGACCCGGCCGTGGTCGCCACCGAGCTGCTCGAGGCGGCCACGGCCGTCGCCGACCTCTACGAGACAGTCCCGCCGGACGCGTGGAGCCGCCGGGGGCTGCGCTCCAACGGCAGCGAGTTCTCCGTCGAGACGCTGGGGCGCTACCACCTGCACGACGTGGTGCACCACCGCTGGGACGTCGACGGCACCGGCTGGGGAGCCTGA